Proteins from a single region of Peptostreptococcaceae bacterium:
- the rplA gene encoding 50S ribosomal protein L1, whose amino-acid sequence MPKRGKKYQDNFKKVDRLNFYEPNEAVTLLKEMTKANFDETVEMHIKMGVDGRHADQQVRGAIVLPNGTGKSKKVLVIAKGDKADEARAAGADFVGAEDMTEKIQKENWFEFDVIVATPDMMGIVGRLGRVLGPKGLMPNPKSGTVTFDIEKAVKEIKAGKVEYRLDKANIIHVPLGKVSFGEKEIMENFNTMMAAIIKAKPASAKGTYLKSVTITSSMGPGIKINTTKIGK is encoded by the coding sequence ATGCCTAAAAGAGGAAAGAAATACCAAGATAATTTCAAGAAAGTTGACAGACTGAATTTTTATGAACCTAATGAAGCCGTCACACTCTTAAAAGAAATGACAAAAGCAAATTTCGACGAGACTGTCGAGATGCACATTAAGATGGGTGTAGATGGAAGACATGCGGACCAACAAGTTCGTGGAGCCATAGTTCTTCCAAACGGAACAGGAAAATCAAAAAAAGTATTGGTTATAGCGAAGGGCGACAAAGCTGACGAGGCGAGAGCCGCCGGCGCTGATTTCGTTGGAGCTGAAGATATGACCGAGAAAATCCAGAAGGAAAACTGGTTCGAGTTCGATGTTATTGTAGCGACGCCTGACATGATGGGAATCGTCGGTCGTTTAGGAAGAGTGTTGGGTCCTAAAGGCTTAATGCCGAATCCTAAATCCGGAACAGTTACCTTCGACATTGAAAAGGCTGTAAAAGAAATCAAAGCCGGGAAAGTCGAATACAGGCTTGACAAAGCAAACATCATCCATGTTCCATTAGGCAAGGTATCCTTTGGAGAAAAGGAAATCATGGAAAACTTCAACACCATGATGGCCGCTATCATAAAGGCAAAGCCGGCATCGGCTAAGGGTACCTATCTGAAAAGTGTTACCATAACAAGTTCTATGGGACCTGGAATCAAAATAAATACTACT
- the rplK gene encoding 50S ribosomal protein L11 has translation MAKKVTGLIKLQITAGKATPAPPVGPALGQHGVNIMQFCKEFNAKTADKGGLLIPVVITVYQDRSFSFITKTPPAAVLLKKAAGIPKASGEPNLVKVASVTLEQVREIAELKMPDLNAGSIETAMSMIKGTARSMGITIKE, from the coding sequence ATGGCTAAGAAAGTGACAGGTCTCATTAAGTTGCAAATTACGGCAGGGAAAGCTACACCGGCACCACCGGTAGGCCCGGCTTTAGGACAACATGGAGTTAATATCATGCAGTTTTGCAAGGAATTCAATGCGAAGACGGCTGATAAAGGAGGCTTGCTTATACCGGTAGTAATAACGGTTTATCAAGACAGATCATTCAGCTTTATCACAAAGACTCCTCCCGCTGCGGTCCTTTTGAAAAAAGCTGCCGGAATTCCGAAAGCTTCAGGCGAGCCCAACTTGGTCAAGGTGGCAAGTGTTACATTGGAGCAAGTAAGAGAAATAGCTGAATTGAAAATGCCCGATTTGAATGCAGGAAGCATAGAAACTGCAATGAGCATGATTAAAGGGACTGCAAGAAGCATGGGAATAACAATAAAAGAGTAA
- the nusG gene encoding transcription termination/antitermination protein NusG, protein MSENAKWYVAHTYSGYENKVKVNMEKIVTNRGMEDIILDIKVPMEDRVEIKNGKRKVVARKIFPGYVLVKMVMTDESWYVVRNTRGVTGFVGPGSKPVPLSDDEVRKMGIESSLPRIDIGVGDKIKVISGPFESFVGQVQEVHMDKQTFKVLIDMFGRETPVELDFIQVEKL, encoded by the coding sequence ATGTCTGAAAATGCTAAATGGTATGTTGCACATACTTACTCGGGATACGAGAACAAAGTAAAAGTCAATATGGAAAAGATTGTGACCAACCGTGGCATGGAGGACATCATCCTAGATATCAAAGTGCCGATGGAAGACAGGGTCGAGATCAAGAACGGAAAAAGGAAAGTTGTTGCAAGAAAAATTTTCCCCGGTTATGTTTTGGTCAAGATGGTTATGACTGATGAGTCTTGGTATGTCGTTAGGAATACTAGGGGTGTCACAGGATTCGTAGGACCAGGTTCAAAGCCGGTCCCCCTTTCGGACGATGAAGTTCGCAAGATGGGAATCGAAAGCAGTCTTCCGAGAATCGATATTGGTGTTGGCGATAAAATCAAAGTTATATCCGGACCTTTCGAGAGTTTTGTTGGTCAGGTGCAGGAAGTGCACATGGATAAGCAAACATTCAAGGTGCTTATCGACATGTTTGGAAGAGAAACGCCGGTTGAACTGGATTTCATCCAGGTTGAGAAATTGTAA